The following are from one region of the Syngnathus typhle isolate RoL2023-S1 ecotype Sweden linkage group LG22, RoL_Styp_1.0, whole genome shotgun sequence genome:
- the acat2 gene encoding acetyl-CoA acetyltransferase, cytosolic, whose product MDKEPVVIVSAARTPIGSLNGSLSTVPLHDLCSVVIKDVLKRAAVKPEDVSEVILGHVLTAGHGQNPARQASVGAGIPFSVPAWSCQMVCGSGLKAVCLGAQSIQTGESAVVVAGGMESMSRAPHTLNMRAGVKMGDASLQDSMVADGLTDAFHGYHMGITAENVAKQWDVSREAQDVFAVRSQNKVEAAQKAGYFLQEIVPVVVPSRKGAVEVKVDEFPRHGSHLESMSKLRPCFAKDASGTVTAGNASGINDGAAAVVLMSQSEASKRGLKAMARIVSWAQAGLDPSIMGTGPIPAIRKAVEKAGWQPDQVDLFEINEAFAAQSIAVVKELGLQEEKVNVNGGAISLGHPIGMSGCRILVTLLHALQRTGGRTGVASLCIGGGMGIAMCVERL is encoded by the exons ATGGATAAAGAGCCCGTTGTCATCGTCTCTGCCGCGCGGACACCAATTG GGTCCTTGAATGGTTCTCTGTCCACGGTGCCTTTGCATGATCTATGTTCCGTGGTGATTAAGGATGTCCTGAAGCGGGCTGCAGTGAAGCCAGAAGACGTGTCCGAGGTCATTTTGGGGCACGTCCTGACGGCAG GTCACGGGCAGAATCCGGCGCGTCAGGCCAGTGTCGGTGCAGGCATCCCCTTCTCGGTCCCGGCGTGGAGCTGCCAGATGGTGTGCGGCTCTGGGCTGAAAGCTGTCTGTTTGGGGGCTCAGTCCATCCAGACCGGAGAGTCCGCTGTGGTGGTGGCAGGAGGCATGGAGAGTATGAGCAGG GCTCCTCACACACTGAACATGCGGGCAGGAGTGAAAATGGGCGACGCCTCCCTGCAGGACTCAATGGTAGCCGACGGTTTGACCGACGCCTTTCATGGCTACCATATGGGCATCACAG CCGAGAATGTGGCCAAGCAGTGGGACGTCAGTCGAGAAGCGCAGGACGTTTTCGCCGTCCGGTCGCAGAATAAGGTGGAAGCGGCTCAGAAAGCGGGATACTTCCTTCAGGAGATTGTCCCAGTTGTGGTTCCGTCCAGAAAAG GCGCGGTGGAAGTGAAAGTGGACGAGTTCCCTCGCCACGGCAGCCATCTTGAGAGCATGTCCAAACTCAGGCCGTGCTTCGCGAAAGACGCTAGCGGCACCGTCACCGCCGGCAACGCCTCAG GTATCAATGACGGCGCGGCGGCCGTCGTACTCATGAGCCAATCGGAGGCCTCAAAGCGAGGCCTCAAAGCCATGGCCCGGATTGTGTCGTGGGCTCAAGCTGGGCTCGACCCGTCCATCATGGGCACTGGGCCCATACCCGCCATCAGGAAAGCG GTGGAGAAGGCAGGGTGGCAACCGGACCAGGTTGATCTCTTTGAGATCAACGAGGCCTTCGCCGCACAGTCCATTGCCGTAGTTAAAGAGCTTGGCTTGCAAGAAGAAAAG GTGAACGTGAACGGCGGCGCCATCTCACTGGGTCATCCCATCGGCATGTCGGGCTGCAGGATTCTGGTGACGCTGCTGCACGCGCTCCAGAGGACCGGCGGCCGGACAGGCGTGGCGTCCCTCTGCATCGGCGGAGGGATGGGCATCGCCATGTGCGTGGAGAGGCTCTGA
- the LOC133146138 gene encoding mitochondrial basic amino acids transporter-like isoform X3, with protein sequence MFGLYKGIGSPMMGLTFINAIVFGVQGQAMRVLGQDTPTNQFLAGSAAGAIQCVICCPMELAKTRMQMQGSGEKKSTRKVYKNSVDCLVRIYRREGVWGINRGMVTTFIRETPAFGFYFLTYDVLTRQLGCEPEDRYMIPKLLFAGGMAGIASWLCTYPVDVIKSRLQADGVGGVNRYAGIADCVRQSVRQEGYMVLTQGLTSTLLRAFPVNAATFATVTLVLMYARGHERDVDECEVPPQAASHHPQGQAQAQTSGL encoded by the coding sequence ATGTTTGGTTTGTACAAAGGCATCGGCTCCCCGATGATGGGCCTGACCTTCATCAACGCCATCGTGTTCGGCGTGCAGGGCCAGGCCATGCGGGTGCTGGGCCAGGACACGCCCACCAACCAGTTTTTGGCGGGCTCGGCGGCGGGCGCCATCCAGTGCGTCATCTGCTGCCCGATGGAGCTGGCCAAGACGCGCATGCAGATGCAGGGCTCGGGCGAGAAGAAGTCCACCCGGAAGGTGTACAAGAACTCTGTGGACTGCCTGGTACGCATTTATCGCCGCGAGGGCGTGTGGGGGATCAACCGGGGCATGGTGACCACCTTTATCCGCGAGACGCCCGCTTTTGGCTTTTACTTCCTGACGTACGACGTGCTGACGCGGCAGCTCGGCTGCGAGCCCGAAGACCGCTACATGATCCCCAAGCTGCTGTTCGCCGGCGGAATGGCGGGCATCGCCTCGTGGCTCTGCACCTACCCGGTGGACGTGATCAAGTCGCGGCTGCAGGCGGACGGCGTGGGCGGGGTCAACCGCTACGCCGGTATCGCCGACTGCGTGCGGCAGAGCGTGCGCCAGGAGGGGTACATGGTGTTGACGCAGGGGCTCACGTCCACGCTGCTGCGCGCCTTCCCCGTCAACGCCGCCACTTTCGCCACGGTCACGCTGGTGCTCATGTACGCACGCGGGCACGAGAGGGACGTCGATGAGTGCGAGGTGCCGCCCCAGGCCGCCAGCCACCACCCTCAAGGTCAAGCTCAGGCCCAAACTTCCGGACTGTGA
- the erh gene encoding enhancer of rudimentary homolog — protein MSHTILLVQPTKKPEGRTYADYESVNECMEGVCKMYEEHLKRMNPNSPSITYDISQLFDFVDDLADLSCLVYRADTQTYQPYNKDWIKEKIYVLLRRQAHQAGK, from the exons ATG TCGCACACGATCCTGTTGGTTCAGCCCACCAAGAAACCCGAAGGCCGAACGTATGCGGACTACGAGTCggtgaatgaatgcatggaaG GTGTGTGCAAAATGTATGAAGAGCACCTCAAGAGAATGAATCCAAACAGCCCGTCCATCACATACGACATTAGTCAATTGTTTGACTTCGTTGACGACTTGGCGGACCTGAGTTGTCTTGT TTACAGAGCGGACACTCAAACGTACCAGCCGTACAACAAAGACTGGATCAAGGAGAAGATTTACGTACTGCTGAGACGTCAAGCTCACCAAGCAGGGAAGTAG
- the LOC133146138 gene encoding mitochondrial basic amino acids transporter-like isoform X2 has protein sequence MDFVAGCIGGAAGVLVGHPFDTVKVRLQVQNVNKPLYRGTFHCFQSIIRQESMFGLYKGIGSPMMGLTFINAIVFGVQGQAMRVLGQDTPTNQFLAGSAAGAIQCVICCPMELAKTRMQMQGSGEKKSTRKVYKNSVDCLVRIYRREGVWGINRGMVTTFIRETPAFGFYFLTYDVLTRQLGCEPEDRYMIPKLLFAGGMAGIASWLCTYPVDVIKSRLQADGVGGVNRYAGIADCVRQSVRQEGYMVLTQGLTSTLLRAFPVNAATFATVTLVLMYARGHERDVDECEVPPQAASHHPQGQAQAQTSGL, from the exons ATGGACTTCGTGGCTGGCTGCATTGGTG GTGCTGCTGGAGTTTTAGTTGGTCACCCATTTGACACAGTGAAG GTCCGACTCCAAGTCCAGAATGTTAATAAACCTTTGTACCGCGGCACCTTTCACTGCTTCCAGTCGATCATCCGCCAGGAGTCG ATGTTTGGTTTGTACAAAGGCATCGGCTCCCCGATGATGGGCCTGACCTTCATCAACGCCATCGTGTTCGGCGTGCAGGGCCAGGCCATGCGGGTGCTGGGCCAGGACACGCCCACCAACCAGTTTTTGGCGGGCTCGGCGGCGGGCGCCATCCAGTGCGTCATCTGCTGCCCGATGGAGCTGGCCAAGACGCGCATGCAGATGCAGGGCTCGGGCGAGAAGAAGTCCACCCGGAAGGTGTACAAGAACTCTGTGGACTGCCTGGTACGCATTTATCGCCGCGAGGGCGTGTGGGGGATCAACCGGGGCATGGTGACCACCTTTATCCGCGAGACGCCCGCTTTTGGCTTTTACTTCCTGACGTACGACGTGCTGACGCGGCAGCTCGGCTGCGAGCCCGAAGACCGCTACATGATCCCCAAGCTGCTGTTCGCCGGCGGAATGGCGGGCATCGCCTCGTGGCTCTGCACCTACCCGGTGGACGTGATCAAGTCGCGGCTGCAGGCGGACGGCGTGGGCGGGGTCAACCGCTACGCCGGTATCGCCGACTGCGTGCGGCAGAGCGTGCGCCAGGAGGGGTACATGGTGTTGACGCAGGGGCTCACGTCCACGCTGCTGCGCGCCTTCCCCGTCAACGCCGCCACTTTCGCCACGGTCACGCTGGTGCTCATGTACGCACGCGGGCACGAGAGGGACGTCGATGAGTGCGAGGTGCCGCCCCAGGCCGCCAGCCACCACCCTCAAGGTCAAGCTCAGGCCCAAACTTCCGGACTGTGA
- the wtap gene encoding pre-mRNA-splicing regulator WTAP — translation MTNEEPLPKKVRLSESDMKTLTREELCTRWKQHETYVQVLESKYAELCSNDVPGLKESEEKLKQQQQDSARRENILVMRLATKEQECTTHIQYLKQAQQPSAAQLRSSMVDPAINLFFLKMKAELEQTKDKLEQAQNELSAWKFTPDSQTGKKLMAKCRMLIQENQELGKQQSQGRIAQLEAELALQKKYSEELKSSQDELNDFIIQLDEEVEGMQSTILVLQQQLKDTRQQLTQPPQGVCAGPSRTSATAEPAVPMELGASSDPAGKDFGRVSNGPSKAAASQKGAAVPALYREVSSTDEDFAMSPMASSPGEAETKLSNHSEEVSRSHGGARSGAQAALSAGYESVDSPTGSETSLTQHSNDTDSTTDLHEDKAAAQVSKGTRTSRHAQNGLDSTASDGAVL, via the exons ATGACCAACGAGGAGCCTTTGCCCAAAAAG GTTCGCCTCAGTGAATCTGACATGAAGACCTTGACCCGAGAGGAGCTGTGCacacg GTGGAAACAGCACGAGACGTACGTGCAGGTCCTGGAGTCCAAATATGCCGAGCTTTGTT CCAATGACGTACCAGGCCTGAAGGAATCTGAGGAGAAgctcaagcagcagcagcaggactcTGCCCGTAGGGAGAACATCCTGGTCATGCGGCTTGCCACCAAGGAGCAGGAGTGCACA ACGCACATCCAGTACCTGAAGCAAGCCCAGCAGCCCAGCGCGGCCCAACTGCGCTCGTCCATGGTGGACCCGGCCATCAACTTGTTTTTCCTCAAAATGAAGGCCGAACTGGAACAGACTAAAGACAAACTGGAGCAGGCCCAAAATGAACTGAGTGCCTGGAAATTTACACCTGATAG CCAGACGGGGAAGAAGCTGATGGCCAAGTGTCGGATGCTGATCCAGGAAAACCAGGAGCTGGGGAAACAGCAGTCGCAGGGGCGCATCGCCCAGCTGGAGGCCGAGCTGGCACTGCAGAAGAAGTACAGTGAGGAGCTGAAGAGCAGCCAAGACG AGCTCAATGACTTCATCATCCAGCTGGATGAGGAGGTGGAGGGCATGCAGAGCACCATCTTggtgctgcagcagcagctcaaGGACACCCGGCAGCAGCTCACTCAGCCTCCTCAGGGAGTCTGCGCAGGGCCCAGCAGGACGTCAGCGACCGCCGAGCCGGCCGTCCCCATGGAGCTGGGCGCCTCCTCGGACCCTGCCGGTAAAGACTTCGGGCGGGTGTCCAACGGGCCCAGCAAGGCGGCCGCTTCCCAGAAAGGCGCCGCCGTGCCCGCCCTCTACCGGGAGGTCAGCAGCACTGATGAAGACTTCGCCATGTCTCCCATGGCGTCCAGCCCCGGTGAAGCCGAGACCAAACTGTCCAACCACTCGGAGGAGGTGTCGAGGAGTCATGGCGGCGCCCGGAGTGGAGCGCAGGCCGCTTTGAGCGCAGGCTACGAGAGCGTGGACTCTCCGACGGGCAGCGAGACCTCATTGACTCAGCACTCGAACGACACGGACTCCACCACCGATCTCCACGAGGACAAGGCTGCTGCCCAAGTCAGCAAGGGCACCAGGACTTCACGGCACGCTCAAAACGGCCTGGACTCCACCGCAAGCGACGGTGCCGTTTTGTAA
- the sod2 gene encoding superoxide dismutase [Mn], mitochondrial: protein MLCRVAQIRRCAASLGQAVQQVHRQKHTLPDLTYDYGALEPHINAEIMQLHHSKHHATYVNNLNVAEEKYKEALAKGDVTTQVALQPALKFNGGGHINHSIFWTNLSPNGGGEPQGDLMAAIQRDFGSFQSMKERMSAATVAVQGSGWGWLGYDKQAARLSIAACSNQDPLQGTTGLIPLLGIDVWEHAYYLQYKNVRPDYVKAIWNVINWENVSERLQTAKK from the exons ATGCTCTGCAGAGTTGCTCAGATACGCAG GTGTGCTGCAAGTTTGGGTCAAGCCGTCCAGCAGGTACACAGACAGAAGCACACGCTTCCTGACCTGACCTACGATTATGGCGCCCTGGAGCCTCACATCAACGCCGAGATCATGCAGCTGCACCACAGCAAGCACCACGCCACATATGTCAACAACCTCAACGTGGCCGAGGAGAAATATAAGGAGGCGCTCGCAAAAG GAGACGTGACGACACAGGTTGCCCTTCAGCCTGCTCTCAAATTCAATGGAGGAGGTCACATCAACCACAGCATCTTTTGGACTAACCTCTCCCCCAATGGTGGGGGTGAGCCACAAG GGGACCTCATGGCAGCCATCCAGCGGGACTTTGGCTCCTTCCAGAGCATGAAGGAGAGGATGTCTGCTGCCACGGTGGCAGTTCAAGGCTCAGGCTGGGGTTGGCTGGGCTACGACAAGCAGGCGGCACGACTTAGTATCGCCGCTTGCTCCAACCAAGATCCCCTGCAAGGAACCACAG GCCTCATCCCGCTCCTGGGCATCGACGTCTGGGAGCACGCCTACTACCTGCAATACAAAAATGTCCGGCCTGACTACGTTAAGGCCATCTGGAATGTCATCAACTGGGAGAACGTGAGCGAGCGTCTGCAGACTGCCAAAAAATAG
- the paplnb gene encoding papilin b, proteoglycan-like sulfated glycoprotein — protein sequence MDTLRVLALVHLLAVPAFTQSQTLQDHWGEFGPFGPCSRSCGTGVAMRTRECITLRTDGGHNCKGSSKSFQLCNLNECPVGSRDFREEQCSQFDRIFVQGKHHTWVPYYGANPCELNCITREHNTVYRHRPKVVDGTLCHVGRNDICVDGMCKAVSQGVILGLEDVPQPEYSAPTDTAHPDGTRTYEYRANAYAACSTTCGGGMQYRTVECWLRDQLDSRTVAESFCIDQGLQRPQWQQACNTDSCGAKYRVSAFSQCSVTCGAGQQTREVTCEGAEGERLDDSACAAFARPSSVQVCRRPACRGHVTWHVASYGLCTRSCGGGVRERQVGCFDGSLTPYPVVRCGITRRPVTVEECNVQPCHQAQSVPSLQSPGLHESTTTGFVPYVPATPSSIRPNTNNNPNVRVNAPDCARSYYGCCPDGRSAASGPGLEGCARHDCVNSRYGCCLDGVTAASGFGRAGCSEYQTTVHTSHPVRLVPHGACSLPRFEGPCDTWKRRFYYNASTGRCQEFWFGGCQGNNNNFASLGECQTACETAAAY from the exons ATGGACACGCTGAGGGTCTTGGCTCTGGTCCATCTTCTGGCTGTACCCGCCTTTACA CAATCACAGACGCTCCAGGACCACTGGGGTGAGTTTGGGCCCTTTGGACCCTGCAGCCGCTCTTGCGGCACGGGAGTTGCAATGAGGACGAGGGAATGTATCACATTGAG GACGGATGGAGGTCATAACTGCAAGGGATCATCCAAGTCTTTTCAGCTCTGTAACCTGAAT GAGTGCCCGGTGGGATCCAGAGACTTCCGAGAGGAGCAATGTTCCCAATTTGACCGAATTTTCGTTCAGGGGAAACATCACACATGGGTGCCATATTACGGAG CCAACCCGTGTGAGCTGAACTGCATCACCCGAGAACATAACACCGTTTATCGTCACCGGCCCAAAGTGGTGGACGGGACCTTGTGCCACGTGGGCCGAAATGACATCTGTGTGGACGGCATGTGCAAG GCAGTGAGCCAAGGGGTTATTTTGGGTCTGGAAGATGTCCCACAACCAGAGTACTCGGCTCCCACTGACACCGCTCACCCCGACGGGACCCGAACGTACGAGTATAGAGCCAACGCTTACGCTGCCTGCTCGACTACTTGCGGTGGCGGGATGCAGTATCGCACCGTGGAGTGTTGGCTTCGGGACCAGCTCGACTCCCGCACGGTGGCCGAAAGCTTCTGCATCGATCAGGGCCTGCAGAGGCCTCAGTGGCAGCAGGCGTGCAACACCGACTCGTGCGGAGCAAAGTACAGAGTCTCCGCCTTCTCCCAG TGCTCGGTGACTTGCGGGGCGGGCCAGCAGACGCGAGAGGTGACCTGCGAGGGCGCCGAGGGTGAACGTCTGGACGACAGCGCCTGCGCCGCCTTCGCGAGACCTTCCTCGGTCCAAGTGTGCAGGAGACCGGCCTGCCGCGGGCACGTCACATGGCACGTGGCCTCCTACGGATTG TGTACTCGCAGCTGTGGCGGCGGCGTGAGGGAAAGGCAGGTGGGCTGTTTCGACGGCAGCCTGACCCCTTACCCGGTGGTCAGGTGCGGGATTACAAGGAGGCCCGTAACTGTGGAGGAATGCAACGTACAGCCCTGCCACCAAGCTCAAA GTGTTCCGAGTCTACAGAGTCCAGGGTTGCATGAAAGCACCACGACGGGATTTGTACCCTACGTTCCTGCAACTCCATCAT CGATCAGGCCAAACACTAACAACAATCCCAACGTGAGAGTAAACGCTCCCGACTGCGCCCGGTCTTATTACGGCTGCTGCCCCGATGGTCGTAGCGCCGCCAGCGGGCCGGGACTTGAGGGTTGCGCCCGACATGACTGCGTAAACAGCAG ATATGGATGCTGTCTGGATGGGGTCACTGCTGCTAGCGGATTTGGGAGAGCCGGATGTTCTGAATACCAAACTACTGTG CACACAAGCCATCCAGTCCGTCTTGTTCCACACGGTGCCTGCTCGCTGCCACGTTTTGAGGGCCCCTGTGATACCTGGAAGAGACGTTTCTATTACAACGCGAGCACTGGCAGATGCCAAGAGTTTTGGTTTGGAGGCTGCCAGGGCAACAATAACAATTTTGCTTCTCTCGGGGAGTGTCAGACGGCATGTGAGACCGCAGCCGCATACTAA
- the LOC133146139 gene encoding solute carrier family 25 member 47-A-like isoform X1 gives MHIADFVSGSLAGACGMTVGYPLDTIKVRIQTQRQFTGIWQCIATTFSKEGVHGFFKGMSLPMATISVTSSVAFGTYRNCLQCLKQARGTAHGPSTKPEIFLSGMVGGITQMLLVAPGDIVKVRLQCQTESVRRGTKPKYRGPVHCLLSILKAEGLRGLYRGAMPLALRDGPGFAMYFLTYNTIRGWLTESGKEKPAWSSVMLAGGFAGTVAWSISTPMDVIKARLQADGARETRRYRGFAHCIAETIRTEGVGVFFRSLGINCLRAFPVNLVVFFTYELFMSLLQAKPDNTDTPRVGLE, from the exons ATGCACATCGCCGATTTCGTGTCCGGCTCTTTGGCAG GGGCCTGTGGCATGACTGTGGGATACCCGCTGGACACCATCAAG GTCAGGATCCAAACTCAAAGACAGTTTACGGGAATATGGCAGTGTATCGCCACCACCTTTTCCAAAGAAGGG GTGCACGGCTTCTTCAAAGGCATGTCGCTGCCGATGGCGACCATCTCCGTCACGTCCTCGGTGGCGTTCGGGACCTACAGGAATTGTCTGCAGTGTTTGAAGCAGGCTCGAGGGACCGCCCACGGCCCCAGCACCAAGCCGGAGATTTTCCTTTCAGGGATGGTGGGCGGCATAACGCAG ATGTTGCTGGTAGCGCCCGGTGACATTGTCAAAGTGCGCCTTCAGTGTCAGACGGAGTCGGTGCGGCGAGGGACCAAGCCCAAGTACCGCGGACCGGTCCACTGTCTGCTAAGCATCCTCAAGGCGGAGGGCCTGCGGGGGTTGTACCGGGGGGCCATGCCACTGGCGTTGAGGGACGGTCCCGGGTTCGCCATGTACTTTCTGACCTACAACACCATTCGTGGATGGCTGACTGAGAGCGGGAAGGAGAAGCCAG CGTGGAGCTCAGTGATGTTGGCCGGGGGCTTTGCGGGAACGGTGGCGTGGTCCATCAGCACGCCCATGGATGTGATTAAGGCCCGGCTGCAGGCGGACGGCGCACGGGAGACGCGGCGCTACAGGGGCTTCGCGCACTGCATCGCCGAGACCATACGCACCGAGGGAGTGGGCGTTTTCTTCCGGAGTCTGGGCATCAACTGCCTGCGTGCTTTCCCCGTCAACTTGGTGGTGTTTTTCACCTACGAGCTTTTCATGAGCCTCTTGCAGGCCAAGCCGGACAACACTGACACACCTCGGGTGGGCTTGGAATGA
- the LOC133146139 gene encoding solute carrier family 25 member 47-A-like isoform X2, with protein MSLPMATISVTSSVAFGTYRNCLQCLKQARGTAHGPSTKPEIFLSGMVGGITQMLLVAPGDIVKVRLQCQTESVRRGTKPKYRGPVHCLLSILKAEGLRGLYRGAMPLALRDGPGFAMYFLTYNTIRGWLTESGKEKPAWSSVMLAGGFAGTVAWSISTPMDVIKARLQADGARETRRYRGFAHCIAETIRTEGVGVFFRSLGINCLRAFPVNLVVFFTYELFMSLLQAKPDNTDTPRVGLE; from the exons ATGTCGCTGCCGATGGCGACCATCTCCGTCACGTCCTCGGTGGCGTTCGGGACCTACAGGAATTGTCTGCAGTGTTTGAAGCAGGCTCGAGGGACCGCCCACGGCCCCAGCACCAAGCCGGAGATTTTCCTTTCAGGGATGGTGGGCGGCATAACGCAG ATGTTGCTGGTAGCGCCCGGTGACATTGTCAAAGTGCGCCTTCAGTGTCAGACGGAGTCGGTGCGGCGAGGGACCAAGCCCAAGTACCGCGGACCGGTCCACTGTCTGCTAAGCATCCTCAAGGCGGAGGGCCTGCGGGGGTTGTACCGGGGGGCCATGCCACTGGCGTTGAGGGACGGTCCCGGGTTCGCCATGTACTTTCTGACCTACAACACCATTCGTGGATGGCTGACTGAGAGCGGGAAGGAGAAGCCAG CGTGGAGCTCAGTGATGTTGGCCGGGGGCTTTGCGGGAACGGTGGCGTGGTCCATCAGCACGCCCATGGATGTGATTAAGGCCCGGCTGCAGGCGGACGGCGCACGGGAGACGCGGCGCTACAGGGGCTTCGCGCACTGCATCGCCGAGACCATACGCACCGAGGGAGTGGGCGTTTTCTTCCGGAGTCTGGGCATCAACTGCCTGCGTGCTTTCCCCGTCAACTTGGTGGTGTTTTTCACCTACGAGCTTTTCATGAGCCTCTTGCAGGCCAAGCCGGACAACACTGACACACCTCGGGTGGGCTTGGAATGA
- the LOC133146138 gene encoding mitochondrial basic amino acids transporter-like isoform X1, whose product MSLLSHSRHVKTCSSGVLGSCEDTYTQILYLLWVTLEHGNCNRILIHLHPNGAAGVLVGHPFDTVKVRLQVQNVNKPLYRGTFHCFQSIIRQESMFGLYKGIGSPMMGLTFINAIVFGVQGQAMRVLGQDTPTNQFLAGSAAGAIQCVICCPMELAKTRMQMQGSGEKKSTRKVYKNSVDCLVRIYRREGVWGINRGMVTTFIRETPAFGFYFLTYDVLTRQLGCEPEDRYMIPKLLFAGGMAGIASWLCTYPVDVIKSRLQADGVGGVNRYAGIADCVRQSVRQEGYMVLTQGLTSTLLRAFPVNAATFATVTLVLMYARGHERDVDECEVPPQAASHHPQGQAQAQTSGL is encoded by the exons ATGAGCCTGTTGAGTCATTCCAGGCACGTGAAGACCTGTTCTTCTGGCGTGCTGGGATCATGCGAGGACACATACACGCAG ATATTGTACTTATTGTGGGTGACTCTGGAACATGGCAATTGTAACAGGATCCTCATCCATCTGCATCCAAATG GTGCTGCTGGAGTTTTAGTTGGTCACCCATTTGACACAGTGAAG GTCCGACTCCAAGTCCAGAATGTTAATAAACCTTTGTACCGCGGCACCTTTCACTGCTTCCAGTCGATCATCCGCCAGGAGTCG ATGTTTGGTTTGTACAAAGGCATCGGCTCCCCGATGATGGGCCTGACCTTCATCAACGCCATCGTGTTCGGCGTGCAGGGCCAGGCCATGCGGGTGCTGGGCCAGGACACGCCCACCAACCAGTTTTTGGCGGGCTCGGCGGCGGGCGCCATCCAGTGCGTCATCTGCTGCCCGATGGAGCTGGCCAAGACGCGCATGCAGATGCAGGGCTCGGGCGAGAAGAAGTCCACCCGGAAGGTGTACAAGAACTCTGTGGACTGCCTGGTACGCATTTATCGCCGCGAGGGCGTGTGGGGGATCAACCGGGGCATGGTGACCACCTTTATCCGCGAGACGCCCGCTTTTGGCTTTTACTTCCTGACGTACGACGTGCTGACGCGGCAGCTCGGCTGCGAGCCCGAAGACCGCTACATGATCCCCAAGCTGCTGTTCGCCGGCGGAATGGCGGGCATCGCCTCGTGGCTCTGCACCTACCCGGTGGACGTGATCAAGTCGCGGCTGCAGGCGGACGGCGTGGGCGGGGTCAACCGCTACGCCGGTATCGCCGACTGCGTGCGGCAGAGCGTGCGCCAGGAGGGGTACATGGTGTTGACGCAGGGGCTCACGTCCACGCTGCTGCGCGCCTTCCCCGTCAACGCCGCCACTTTCGCCACGGTCACGCTGGTGCTCATGTACGCACGCGGGCACGAGAGGGACGTCGATGAGTGCGAGGTGCCGCCCCAGGCCGCCAGCCACCACCCTCAAGGTCAAGCTCAGGCCCAAACTTCCGGACTGTGA